taattaatgtacctataccTTCTATCTCAAAAGATAAAACGTTTTCCAAATTGTATTTTTCGTAATGCGATGTAGGTAAATAAGGGTATATCGACCGTCTACTtcagtgaataaataaataaattagtgatTAGTAATTGTTTTACGTCATTACATAGGTAACTTGCacttaacatattattatctaaaggTAGTGGAAATATCTCCTGAACTAGAATTCCTTAGCTAAGCCCAAACCGAACTGAAATCAtgatttaacattatttatagcTATAAGCATATCATAGACATTTTTGTAGGTCTTCCTTTAAACTTTTTACTATTAGGGAAcattatgtttatataaaaactttcgtgagacatcctaaattaattaagtgtTTATCGGATTACTTACGttactatttgacgaggaactcgactagtttcaagctatgccagaggcttatattcatgagcagcattccgcgacacacgacgcggcgacaaTCGCGTTGCTACTGTAGCAAATTTTACTTTATtcataacattttctttttaatttcagcTCATCCAAAAGTCCTTGCCTTCTATTCTCATTGTGGTATGTTGGGGACTACAGAGGCTATTCACTATGGAGTTCCTATGATCGGTATGCCGATTTTTGGAGACCAACCAAGCAATGCTGCTGCTATCGAAGAAAACGGTCTTGGAGTACAGATCCATATCAAAGATTTAACTAAAGAACTCTTACTGGAGAAGCTTAGGATCGTTTTAAATCCTGAGTAAGTTTAATTTTCGATTATTTCTCAtttaacgcacttgtaacgcctcaggtggtgcgggattgcttaccattaagtgatATGTCttttaccggctttttgggagttaaaaataaaagattatgtGTATACATATTTCGCGAAATAGTCATGTTACGAGTATCATATAGTAAGCCTCTTATCCCCGTGTATTTAAGAAACATCACTGAAACTTTTCAATAatgaaaatacctatatttcatCCATGTCGGGAACTGAGCCAGAAACTCCTTGCTTCCCACTAgtctatacaataaatatataagttgATGATGGAGACATTATTCCAAATtactatataatttaatattacaatagaaTTCAAAATAATGTAGAATTATGTAAATATCCATTATGTCTATGTACATTCATGAACACAATATAAGTAGTTAGTGTAGTTAGGAACACAATATGTATTTACACACCTATGTATTTAccgtaatgatttaataatgtttgtatACCTTATTTCCATGATTATACTTAGTTCAAGAAATTCATGCCGTTACAAGCATACATATGTACGTACCCTGTGCccaaactaaattattttgtaaatatttatgtatccATGAAGTTAAAGAACCCTCTTTTTCAGCATATTCTTATCtagcaaaataaaaatccttACCTACGTTAATTAAAACACTATAGGTGAAAAATAGTCTGCTTAACAAGCCTACGATCCTACGCAATTTGATCAAACGATCAAACAAAGGccccaataaaattattatttcagtagtttttttttttcgaaataacaCAGTGACATAACACAgccgttataaaaaaaattttttgttcACATATCCTCTGATTAGCGACGTGATGTGACTAttgaaaacattataaatatcataacttatttcaatgaatattCATAGATACTTATCACATTATTTTCAGGTTCAGAAGAAGAGTGAAGGAACGATCAAAAGTATGGCATGACCGCCCGCTGTCTGCCATGGAGACTGCCATATTCTGGACGGAGTATGCTGCACGCAACGCCAACTACACCTTCGGGACTGCAGCCGCCACCGTACCACTATACCAGTATAGGATGTGGGATGTCACAGCAGTAATCCTAGCCATTTTAGTTATATTCTTTTATTCCCTAAAAACTGTAATCTCTTTAGTACAGAAGAAGAGAGAAGATCGTTATTATGAGTTCAAGactaagtaatattaataaatctgtTATTTATACTTTGTCTGTGTTATTttgtgctccaccgtaggccgcatcatcacttaccatcaggcgagatagcggccaaacgtcggcccatttaatataaaaaatatatatatattgtatgtTTACATTGCATGTAGAGTGTGTACAGTCAGTCAAGTTAATTTAGTCATTTTGGTACaggtaataaaatacaaattacaaaaacacTATTGCTACTATaataaattgtgtattttttaaagaagcTTAATCTTTGTCTCAATAATCAATCATTTAGGTTATATTTCGGGGGCTGCGGAAGAATTTCGTTTCCCGCACCCTCGTGGGACGGGACACCGAGGTGGGGTTtggacagtaagagtctgacagtccctttcgtaaaaaaaaatatttgtccctGTATACCAAATTAGTTGACTGACTGTACAATTATTGTGTTAGGTGATGTAAAAGCACAGAATACTAGTAAAAGTATCATTTATGTCGTATGTGTACAAAATTAAAGTTGTTAATTTGTTGTGAGTAAAATTTTTTGACTGTTACCCAGACTTCACGTTTATGAATGAAATTTCCTTGACAaaattcttgtattttttataatttattttcataagtcAGAATAACTTTGtcataagtaaaaataaaaaccgcTACTATTTTAGATAACAGCGCCACCTACGGTATCGGACTCGAACAGATTGAACTATATCTTGTTCAGGAAGTGTACGAGTATATCAGAGAGTATGTTAGATGGCACTGATGTCAGTCTTACAACATCTAGCAACGAAGGACAAGttgattaatataattatggaaaTATTATGCCATTTAAAGTGCCAGTGTTGCCAGTCTTggttatataatatacaattagtaaacataagaaaaataacCGTAATAAATATCACTATTGATAATATTGCAATTGAAAAAAATAGGAAAAGGTaactttcttaattatttttattaaaatttggtGAATATGAATGTAGTTTAGCCCTTTCAGTCCCAAAGCAATGTTTCCATCAGATGATCCTTCTAATTTTTAACCACCCTAtaccatataaattacattctcctaaaaatagattaaaaccAACTAGGATGAAAACTTATCATTATTTATGTCTATCGAAATCTTTGAGGATACTCGtaaattattgataaataattatcgatattgtaaaatttaatacgataacataacaaaaaaaggtaatttaaaaaactaaaaaacccgactgcgtttctttataatatttaaatgaaaaatccctaaaacaagaaagtcatcgtaaaattgaagcagtcgggacccattctaaatatgaaaacttagtgagggcacatacttaCGGCTGGctttttagaatgggtcccgactgcttcaattttacgatgactttcttgttttagggatttttcatttaaatattataaagaaacgcagtcgggtttttagttttttaaattaccttttttattttatggtattttagttttattatttttatattttgatatatctagtgtcactcccacagtaaatacgaatcaaacgacccctatcaagcagaaatccatcaagtcgttcaggctagagagtgagaaatattcgaatttggcgccgaaaatccgccattttgtttttttatcattttgatatatcgagtgtcactctcacagtaaatacgaatctaacgacacctctcaagtcaaaatccatcaagccgtttagggtagagagtgagaaatattcgaatttggcgccaaaaatccgccattttgatttttaaatattttgatatatccagtgtcactctcacagtaaatacgaatccaacgacacctctcaagtcaaaatccatcaagccgtttaggctgcagggcgtgccaaacaattatacatacatacatacatacatacatacatacatacatacatacatacatatatacatacatactctcgaaaaacataaccctccttctggcgcagtcgggtaattaaCAACACATCAATcaaacgtaatttatttttgtgggcACTGTTAAGagctgtgtttatttttattaaaaatattatacttaaatctaaatctaaaattatATCGTCAAAAGTTAAATAGATATCATTTCTTATTCCTTAGTACATCGGTTTTTTTTATCTAGATCAGTTGATAATACAGTACGTACAAAGACAGTAACCATTGGTTTGTTACTGACCCATCAATTACAAATTATATGACatcaataaaaaccaaataattttgtataacaataGCTAGAGTCTCTGTACAgagacaatttttattattttacctgCATATCAAATAACTGTACTGACTGTACTTCGGTGACATGAAGAAGAGTAtcatacaatttacataatggCCAAAAGGGAACCTCATACATGGCTAACAAGGCATCAAgtcttttaatccccgaaagatTAGGTAACCAGTTATATTATGAGTTCCATGTAACGAGAGGAGAGTTTATTGCCACTCCATAACCTAACCTCCTTGCTATTAGGTTAATAGCTTTGAGCAGAATAATTTgatagtcgcacttgcaaccaacgAGACAATCGCTAGACGTCATGTTATAAAATTAGGTAGGAATGTCATAAAATAATAGTGAATCCAAAATTAACGAATCATCGTATATGCGTACGTGCTGCctaattttataaacaacatCTAACATTACCAAGCTGTTCTACAAAACGCGTAgtaataaggaaaaataatgaaattacctCACCTCGCGgtgacataattataataaaaataactaatttatttgataaactCGTTATCCCATTGATATAAGTATTGAtagtttacatttaaagtagCAATAAGGTTTATGTTTAGTCATCGCGGTAAGACACAACTCGGGTATGTAGGTAGCTGCAGCAAGTATAGTGGCAGACTGGCTTTTGATCGTCGTAATACTTATAATGCTAGTGAATTTGTCGGACGCGACTCTCTTGACTCAGTGTACCGCCGGAGGCCACAGAGTCGACACCGGCCGGCGCCGTATTTTGCGCACTATTCGAGACACGCGTCGCTCACGGCCTTCAAATACTCCATAATGAAGCCCGGCGTATTAATTGCTACCATATTGTCATTACTAGTGCTAACAGACTACGCCTACAGTCTCAATATCCTTGGAATATTTCCGTACCAAGGCAAAAGTCACTTCATCGTGTTCCGTGTCTATTTACGTGAACTCGCAAGAAGAGGTCACAATGTGACCGTTATTTCTCACTTTCCTGAACAAGATCCACCGGCGAACTATCATGACATAAGTTTGGCTGGAAGTACGGAGGCCATAGAAGGCGCGGGACCCTTCCAGAGTTCATATCTCGTTCTGTTGGGTGTCAGCTGGTTCCTTGCTCATACTGGAGTTCAAAACTGTGACACAATGTTAGCAAGCGACCGAGTCCAAAGTTTAATCAAAGAAAAACCAAAGTTTGATGTGATTGTTGTGGAGCAGTTTAATAGTGATTGTGCTCTTGGCGTCGCCCACAAGTTTGGTGCGCCGGTTGTTGGTATAATGTCCCACATACTAATGCCCTATCACTATCAAAGACTGGGTATCCCTTACAACCCAGCTTATGTACCCTTCCATTTCCTGGAAGGTGGAACTAAACCTACTCTATATCAGAGAGTAGAAAGAACCATATTCGACTGTTATTTCAGGAcactgtttaaatattatactcaGAGAAATAATCAAAACAGTCTTGCTAAGTACTTCGATGACATCCCACCCTTAGATGATTTAGCTCGAAATATGAAGTTCCTTCTTTTGTACCATAACTTTGTACTCACTGGATCAAGGTTATTCCCTTCTAATGTAATAGAAGTTGGAGGTTTCCATGTTGTTGATGCAAAACCTTTAACCGGCGTAAGTATAAATTTGTACCATCTTGAAACTTGTTTATTGTAACatcaataagtattatttttgcttGGCCTCTAA
This genomic interval from Spodoptera frugiperda isolate SF20-4 chromosome 6, AGI-APGP_CSIRO_Sfru_2.0, whole genome shotgun sequence contains the following:
- the LOC126910773 gene encoding UDP-glucosyltransferase 2-like, yielding MKPGVLIATILSLLVLTDYAYSLNILGIFPYQGKSHFIVFRVYLRELARRGHNVTVISHFPEQDPPANYHDISLAGSTEAIEGAGPFQSSYLVLLGVSWFLAHTGVQNCDTMLASDRVQSLIKEKPKFDVIVVEQFNSDCALGVAHKFGAPVVGIMSHILMPYHYQRLGIPYNPAYVPFHFLEGGTKPTLYQRVERTIFDCYFRTLFKYYTQRNNQNSLAKYFDDIPPLDDLARNMKFLLLYHNFVLTGSRLFPSNVIEVGGFHVVDAKPLTGDLKKFVDEAEHGVIYISFGSVVRASTMPADKVQEVLNVMKQLPQRFIWKWEDKTLLVDKNKLYTNNWLPQVDILAHPKTLAFLSHAGNGGTTEAIHYGVPMVAMPIVGDQPANAAAIEESGLGVQLQVRDLNEENLLNAFKKVLDPKFRQRAKEVSKAWHDRPLSPMDTAIYWTEFAAKHPNFTFRTAAADVPFYQYINLDVAAVLITIFILNIVVLRIVINKCRSKKQKVVTKTEKKKAKRT